The DNA region TCCGCCGACCAGCCTTCCGAGGCTCGCAGTTCGATCACCACCTCCGGCGCGCGCGACAGTAACTGTTCCAGTGAAAGCTGCAAGCCTTCGCGTTTCACGTCGGCCATCACGTTCACACCGCCGGCGGCTTCGAGCATGTCGTGCAGAAAGCCCACGCCTCCGCTGACGTAAAGGCCGCGCATCGACCCTTCCTCACGTCCAAAGACGAGCAACGTCTTCGGCCGTGCGTCGCTGCCTGCGCGCATTCGAACCGTCCGGATCTGGCCATCGATCTCATCCGCCAGGCGGTTGGCCTCGCTGGCATGTCCGGTGCGTTCACCGAGCTCACGGATGGTCCGTGTGATATCCGACAGGCCCCCATGGCGGTACCTGAACATCGGTACGCGCACGCGTTCGAGACGGCCGATCAGCTCGTCCTGAGAGCCGTATACGATCGCCAGGTCAGGCCGCAGTGTCAGGATGGCTTCGAAGTTCGGGTCAAACAGCCCTCCGACCTTCGTGCGCGTTGTTGCCTCCTTCGGAAACGTATCGAACGTTGACACGCCCACCACCTGCGGTCCGGCGCCGATCGCAAACAACATCTCGGTGACCGCAGGAATCAGGCTCACGATGCGCGCCGGCTTCGTCTGCGCTGACAAGGCGGCGACCAGCGTGATGACGAGCAGCACCACTGCCGGACCCTGGACCCTGGACCCTGGACCCTGGACCGTCATGTCTTCCTCCTGATGAGCATCCACAGAAAGAACGGCCCCCCGATGAGCGCCGTGATGATGCCCACGGGCAACTCGAGCGGAGCCATGACGATGCGTGACACGACGTCACACACCACAAGAAACGCGGCGCCGAAGAAGAACGATGCCGGCAGCACCAGGCGATGGTCGGCGCCTACGACGAGCCGCACGAGGTGCGGCACGATGATGCCGACAAAGCCGATGGGCCCGCCGATGGACACGGCTGCGCCCGTGGCGAGCGAGCCGGAAAAAAAGGCCACGCGCTGCGCCCGCCGAACGTCCACGCCACGCGTGGCCGCGGCATCAGCGCCAAGGCTCAGGAGGTTGAGCGGCCGCGCGAGCCACACGAATCCGCCGAGCGCAACCAGCACCAACGGAAGGGCGCCGAGGATGGGGCCGTAGCCCGCGACGTCGAGGTCGCCCATCAGCCACCGCAACGCACGAAACGTCTCGGTGAAGTCGCTCAGGTACTGGACAAACAGAATCAACGCGGAGAAGAACGAGTTCATCGTCACGCCGGCCAGCAGGAGCACTGTGGTGGACAGGCCCGAGTGACGCGCGGTGGCCAGGGCGTAGACCACCATCACGGCGAGGACGGCGCCGGCCAGGCTCGCGCCGGTCACACCAATCACCGGCAGCATGCTGCCGAACGTAATCGCCGTCATGGCGCCAAACGACGCGCCCGCGGAGATCCCCAGCGTGTAGGGCGTGGCGAGCGGATTGCGCAGCAGGCCCTGAAACACCACACCCGCGGCAGCCAGTGTGCCTCCGACAATCGCCGCGGCGAGGGATCGGGGCAGGCGGGCCAGAAAGAATATTTGCGCGTCGACGTTATCTGCGAACGGCAGCGACATCGAGAAGACGCGGCCAAATTGGAGCGGCGTCTGGCCAATGAACGGCGCAATCGCGACCGCTATGACAGCGGCACCCGCGCTGGCCAGCACCCAGGGCACGCCGCGGCGCAGGGGGGACGTCACGCATGCACCCGGGGAAGCAGCGGACCTGCCAACTCACGCGAAATGCCATAAACCGTCGAGAGCATTTCTACGGTCAGCACTTCCACCGGCGGCCCCTGCGCCACCACCCGGCCCTCAGACAGCAGCACGACGGTATCGCACAGCGTTGAGGCGAAGTGCAGGTCGTGCGTGGATAGCACGACCGTCAGTGGAATGCCGGCAGCCAGAGATGATGCGTGTAGCCGGCCCACGAGCGCCGCCACTTCCACTTGGTACCGAAGGTCGAGGGCCGCGGTCGGTTCATCGAGAAGCAACAGCGGAGACGTGCGGTCATCCGGCGAATTGCGGCGATCGAGCTGCGACAGGGCCGAAGCGATGATGACGCGCTGTTTTTCGCCGCCGCTCAGCGTCTCGTACGTGCGGTGCGCCAGATGCAACGTGCCCGTCGCCTCGAGCGCAGCCTCGGCGGCCGCCAGGTCGGCTGGCCCCTCCACCTCGAACGAACCAAGGTGTGGGAATCGGCCCATCAGTGCCACTTCCATCACCGTGTAGTCGAAGGCCAGGTGCGTGTCTTGCGGCACCACGGCCACCCGGCGCGCCACCGCGCGCCGATCCAGGCGCGAAATGTCTTGCTCGTCCAGGGTGACTCGTCCCGACTGCGGCTTCAGCGTCCCGGCCAGCACGCGCAGCAGCGTGGTCTTGCCAGATCCGTTCGGACCGAGCACCCCGACGAGCGCCCCTTGCGGCACATCGACCGACACGCGATCGAGGACGCGTTGCGCGCCGAAGGCGACGGTGAGGTCGGAGGCCCTGAGCATCTCAGAACCGCAGGCGGACGCCCGCGTGAATGGTCCGCCGCCAGGCTGGATACCCGAGCGGCTCCATGTATGCCGCGTCGGTCAAATTCTCCACTCGCACGTAGGCCGTCGCTTCGGAGGTGACGCGAAGGTGCGCCTGCGCCCGCCACAGCCAGAGCGCGTCTGCCGTGGTCATCGCGGGTACGAGCGCCGAAAAATCGCTGTCGCTCCGCTCGCCCAGGAACGTGCCGCTCAGGTCCAGCGACACGCGACCGCGATCCCAAAACGCCTGCACCTGACCGGCGTGCCGAGGCCGTCGAAGCGCCCAGTTGCCGGCGGCCAGCACCTCGCTGAATTCAGACGACGAGTCGATGATCTCCGAGTCGGTGAACGTGTGGCTGGCCAGGACCCGCAGCCCATCCATTGGCACAATCTCAGCGATCAGCTCGGTACCGCGCGCGCGCGTCCGGCCCATATTGAAGTACTGCGCCAGGTACGGAGAGAAGCTGAGCGTGCGGGTGGAGATTTGCCGGTCAAACCGGTTGTTGAACCAGACAGCCTCAAGTTTGACGC from Acidobacteriota bacterium includes:
- a CDS encoding iron ABC transporter permease is translated as MAPFIGQTPLQFGRVFSMSLPFADNVDAQIFFLARLPRSLAAAIVGGTLAAAGVVFQGLLRNPLATPYTLGISAGASFGAMTAITFGSMLPVIGVTGASLAGAVLAVMVVYALATARHSGLSTTVLLLAGVTMNSFFSALILFVQYLSDFTETFRALRWLMGDLDVAGYGPILGALPLVLVALGGFVWLARPLNLLSLGADAAATRGVDVRRAQRVAFFSGSLATGAAVSIGGPIGFVGIIVPHLVRLVVGADHRLVLPASFFFGAAFLVVCDVVSRIVMAPLELPVGIITALIGGPFFLWMLIRRKT
- a CDS encoding ABC transporter ATP-binding protein translates to MLRASDLTVAFGAQRVLDRVSVDVPQGALVGVLGPNGSGKTTLLRVLAGTLKPQSGRVTLDEQDISRLDRRAVARRVAVVPQDTHLAFDYTVMEVALMGRFPHLGSFEVEGPADLAAAEAALEATGTLHLAHRTYETLSGGEKQRVIIASALSQLDRRNSPDDRTSPLLLLDEPTAALDLRYQVEVAALVGRLHASSLAAGIPLTVVLSTHDLHFASTLCDTVVLLSEGRVVAQGPPVEVLTVEMLSTVYGISRELAGPLLPRVHA
- a CDS encoding ABC transporter substrate-binding protein; amino-acid sequence: MTVQGPGSRVQGPAVVLLVITLVAALSAQTKPARIVSLIPAVTEMLFAIGAGPQVVGVSTFDTFPKEATTRTKVGGLFDPNFEAILTLRPDLAIVYGSQDELIGRLERVRVPMFRYRHGGLSDITRTIRELGERTGHASEANRLADEIDGQIRTVRMRAGSDARPKTLLVFGREEGSMRGLYVSGGVGFLHDMLEAAGGVNVMADVKREGLQLSLEQLLSRAPEVVIELRASEGWSAERLAREAATWQAVRVPAARNGRVRFLTDDSLTIPGPRVGHAVQTISNAIRQ